One part of the Mariniblastus fucicola genome encodes these proteins:
- a CDS encoding ABC transporter ATP-binding protein, producing MNRLSTSKGRFAEFVDKFRKGEFKQKSKYDEENDSNKDETESLDPDQKKEKKQKRRGYLKQYIRQLWPHWKMVAFLIGLAVTVAVLEIASPLFGRYIIDQILLTDKSNAEKIWSLNIVGGLFLVIVIATRACGMTRAWFQRLLNVRVILTLRRALFERLLKLPLDQLSDMKVGGIISRLTDDINKTTGLLQMAVVSPGVAILRLLLAMGILLFINWKLAIAALGIIPPIMALSMIAIRRIRPVYRAIRKDVSFVDGRVGEAFQGIRDVRAFGGEHREETEYTLGHHTITRMRMFAASREILLWSCWGLLMGLIGVVITWLGGYWFVRGEATIGDITAFQFYVFMLLNPVWQIVESLTELQRSLASMERVFEVLESPIDKPDRPDAIEAAPPIESIELKDVWFAYNEGTDVIKNFNLKVAGGSVTALVGRSGAGKTTVTDLVARFYDPTQGSILLNGRDLRDYQLKSYRELLGVVQQEVFLFDGTVSENIAYGNKRATHEQIVAAAKQANAHEFIAELEEGYDSLIGERGVKLSGGQRQRLSIARALLADPKILILDEATSNLDTESEQLIQAAMEELLKDRTTFVIAHRLSTITHADLIVVVDDGELIESGTHDELVAANGHYAEMIRRQTDAVTV from the coding sequence ATGAATCGTCTGTCTACATCCAAAGGTCGTTTTGCCGAGTTCGTAGACAAATTCCGCAAGGGCGAGTTCAAACAGAAAAGCAAATACGACGAAGAGAACGATTCGAACAAGGACGAAACCGAGTCGCTCGATCCGGATCAGAAAAAAGAGAAGAAACAGAAGCGTCGCGGCTATTTGAAGCAGTACATTCGGCAGCTTTGGCCGCACTGGAAAATGGTTGCGTTTCTGATCGGGTTGGCCGTGACGGTCGCCGTGTTGGAGATCGCTTCGCCGCTGTTCGGCCGCTATATCATTGACCAGATTCTGCTGACCGACAAATCGAACGCCGAAAAGATCTGGTCGCTGAATATCGTTGGAGGCCTCTTTCTGGTCATCGTGATTGCCACCCGAGCCTGCGGGATGACGCGAGCCTGGTTTCAGCGATTGCTAAATGTTCGAGTGATCCTGACCCTGCGACGTGCTCTGTTTGAGCGACTGTTGAAGCTGCCTCTGGATCAGTTGTCGGACATGAAAGTCGGCGGAATCATTTCGAGGCTGACCGACGACATCAACAAAACGACTGGGCTGTTGCAGATGGCGGTCGTTTCTCCAGGAGTCGCAATTTTGCGATTGCTGCTGGCGATGGGGATTCTGCTATTCATCAACTGGAAACTGGCGATTGCCGCGTTGGGAATCATCCCACCGATCATGGCACTTTCGATGATTGCCATTCGTCGCATCCGGCCTGTTTACCGCGCGATCCGCAAGGATGTTTCGTTTGTCGACGGCCGCGTCGGAGAAGCCTTTCAGGGAATCCGGGACGTGCGGGCCTTCGGTGGCGAACACCGCGAGGAAACAGAATACACGCTGGGCCATCACACGATCACGCGGATGCGAATGTTCGCGGCCAGCCGAGAGATCCTGTTGTGGAGTTGCTGGGGTTTGTTGATGGGGCTGATCGGCGTGGTGATCACATGGCTGGGAGGCTATTGGTTTGTCCGCGGCGAGGCAACGATTGGAGACATCACGGCGTTTCAGTTCTACGTGTTTATGCTGCTCAACCCGGTGTGGCAAATCGTCGAATCGCTGACCGAACTTCAGCGCTCACTGGCTTCGATGGAACGCGTGTTCGAAGTCCTTGAATCGCCGATCGACAAACCGGACAGGCCGGATGCGATCGAAGCCGCGCCGCCGATTGAATCGATCGAACTTAAGGACGTTTGGTTTGCGTACAACGAAGGCACGGACGTGATCAAGAACTTCAACCTGAAAGTCGCCGGTGGATCGGTAACCGCGTTGGTGGGTCGAAGCGGCGCAGGCAAGACTACGGTGACTGATCTGGTCGCCCGATTTTACGACCCAACCCAGGGCTCGATCTTGCTCAACGGTCGCGACTTGCGCGACTATCAGCTGAAGTCCTATCGTGAACTGCTGGGCGTCGTGCAGCAGGAAGTCTTTCTGTTCGACGGCACTGTTTCCGAAAATATTGCTTACGGAAACAAGCGGGCGACTCACGAGCAAATCGTGGCTGCTGCCAAACAGGCGAATGCTCACGAGTTTATCGCCGAGCTGGAAGAAGGCTACGATTCCCTGATCGGCGAACGCGGTGTGAAGCTGTCAGGCGGTCAGCGTCAGCGCCTTTCGATTGCCAGAGCCCTGTTGGCGGATCCAAAAATTCTGATTCTGGATGAAGCGACCAGCAACCTCGACACCGAAAGTGAACAGCTGATTCAGGCCGCCATGGAAGAGCTGTTGAAGGATCGCACGACGTTTGTGATCGCTCACCGGCTTTCGACGATTACGCATGCGGACCTGATCGTCGTGGTCGATGATGGGGAACTGATCGAGTCAGGAACTCACGACGAACTGGTCGCAGCCAACGGCCACTACGCGGAAATGATTCGCCGCCAAACAGACGCGGTCACGGTTTAG
- a CDS encoding S8 family peptidase codes for MSAQGIAADAPDLNQLIEEIAPLVAETSTGDIAESTNANDYGFDGSGQTIAVIDSGIAWDHAALGGGYGYGNKVVGGWDFAENDANPYDDGPAGFHGTHVAGIAAGDGSDFQGVAPGADLVGLRVFNDSGVGKIEWVESALQWVKNNLDSFENPITTVNMSLGADWQTETAADWNVISDELEALKSEGVFISVAAGNDFQDFFSKTLSYPAANENVVAVASHDADGQLSDFSQRDDQVLVAPGENIQSSVPDYLFGTRKSDQLLGASGTSMAAPYVAGASAVLRQAYGAMGYGEVDQDTLYQTFWDTSNQIYDSITETTFRQLDLDAAIASIVESVEANVEVTRVGTLTGGELIRGSISQPAEVDTFQFTAGAQGQIEFTFEATDQLDPTLKITNSDGQRVQLQLDGERAYIDVVAGETYRMEVASESGTGHYQISAEFQKASQATELGVVDSLEVVDFVSGDRTYSLTASKTGPMAFGFATDSLSGTIEVYDAMMNRLTSQQVQDGRVDFQFDVTEGESLTVLLKASGEVELAIDNLLSMQDGLLTVDGTEKADSFVVTDDDMLRVEVNGTRYSFQHADVSSIVIQGDAEQDSLQLSLSERYERTVLRQNRVDAFDGANTLRAIGFETIDVTGVGTLTVAGSESDDQIYGNYESMSITSGAARATGHGFAMMIADGKGGSDSIHLQGDDGNDVLHSKNDYSVLRSGDNSSRLIAINYEELVVDGSDGHDTANLFGSETDDQLTLGEDLVEVNNDRTTLSATEFERATAFSGNGSDTVVFTDSEGNDRFLFADGTSQLITDGVNMVAHDFTQIVVDATGGYDVAQISGSVANDQLNATREQTTFRAGITAIEMNHFSRVNVVANFQGYDSAEIVGTDGDDQFIVDSTSGSVIFDGGAIVRTVGFGDVSFAGGAGYDTSFLTGSVGADVLDVNSERAIFRTGKIQTVAREVESTRLNGAGGGDAVYLDDVQSLDVIAAIGDRAVAVLEQHRIEATEFDFLEASAVDGVIATYDMERVDFEAVLRGQWQQR; via the coding sequence ATGAGCGCCCAAGGAATCGCCGCCGATGCCCCGGACCTCAATCAGCTGATCGAAGAGATCGCGCCGCTCGTTGCGGAAACTTCCACCGGCGATATTGCAGAATCCACCAACGCCAACGACTACGGTTTCGACGGATCCGGTCAAACGATCGCAGTAATCGATTCGGGAATCGCCTGGGATCACGCGGCCCTTGGCGGCGGATACGGCTATGGAAACAAAGTCGTCGGCGGTTGGGACTTTGCCGAAAACGATGCTAATCCTTACGACGATGGCCCCGCAGGATTTCACGGGACGCACGTTGCTGGAATTGCAGCCGGCGACGGAAGCGACTTTCAGGGGGTTGCCCCCGGAGCCGATCTGGTCGGGCTTCGCGTGTTCAACGATTCTGGAGTCGGAAAAATTGAGTGGGTTGAGTCCGCTCTTCAATGGGTCAAAAACAATCTCGATTCGTTTGAAAACCCGATCACGACCGTCAACATGTCTCTCGGTGCCGACTGGCAGACCGAAACGGCCGCGGACTGGAACGTTATCAGCGACGAACTGGAAGCGCTCAAAAGTGAAGGCGTCTTTATTAGTGTCGCTGCTGGAAACGACTTCCAGGACTTCTTTTCAAAGACGCTCAGCTACCCGGCTGCAAATGAGAATGTAGTCGCTGTCGCCAGCCACGATGCCGACGGTCAGCTGAGCGATTTTAGCCAACGGGACGATCAAGTCCTGGTTGCTCCAGGTGAAAACATTCAAAGTTCCGTTCCCGATTATCTGTTCGGAACGCGCAAATCTGATCAGTTGCTTGGTGCCAGCGGAACCAGCATGGCGGCGCCCTACGTTGCCGGTGCCAGCGCCGTACTGCGTCAAGCCTACGGCGCGATGGGCTATGGCGAAGTTGATCAAGACACGCTCTATCAGACTTTCTGGGACACGTCGAACCAGATCTACGATTCAATCACCGAAACTACATTTCGGCAGCTCGATCTCGACGCGGCGATTGCCTCCATTGTCGAAAGCGTTGAAGCCAATGTAGAGGTGACTCGCGTTGGCACGCTCACGGGCGGTGAGTTGATTCGCGGTTCGATTTCACAGCCTGCCGAAGTTGATACTTTTCAATTTACGGCTGGAGCTCAGGGGCAAATCGAATTTACCTTCGAAGCCACCGATCAACTTGACCCGACGCTCAAAATTACCAACAGCGATGGGCAACGAGTCCAACTTCAACTCGATGGCGAGCGAGCCTATATCGATGTCGTCGCGGGCGAGACGTATCGCATGGAAGTTGCCAGCGAAAGCGGCACCGGTCACTATCAGATTTCGGCCGAGTTCCAAAAGGCGTCTCAGGCGACGGAGTTGGGCGTTGTCGATTCGCTCGAAGTCGTCGATTTCGTATCCGGCGATCGAACTTATTCGCTGACAGCCAGCAAAACGGGCCCGATGGCGTTCGGTTTTGCGACGGATTCGCTTTCAGGGACGATTGAAGTCTACGACGCGATGATGAATCGGCTGACCAGCCAGCAAGTTCAAGACGGGCGCGTCGACTTTCAGTTTGACGTCACCGAGGGCGAGTCGCTGACGGTTTTGTTGAAAGCCAGCGGTGAGGTCGAACTGGCGATCGACAATTTGCTCTCCATGCAGGACGGTCTGTTGACGGTAGACGGTACGGAAAAAGCTGACTCGTTCGTGGTCACCGACGACGATATGTTGCGAGTCGAAGTGAATGGAACCCGCTACAGTTTTCAGCATGCGGACGTATCATCGATCGTGATTCAAGGTGATGCAGAACAGGATTCGCTCCAGCTCAGCCTGAGCGAGCGCTACGAACGAACGGTCCTGCGTCAGAATCGAGTCGATGCATTTGACGGAGCAAACACGCTGCGAGCGATCGGATTTGAGACGATTGACGTTACAGGCGTTGGGACGCTGACGGTGGCGGGCTCGGAATCCGACGACCAAATTTACGGCAACTATGAAAGTATGTCGATCACGTCCGGGGCTGCACGGGCAACCGGACATGGGTTCGCGATGATGATCGCCGACGGAAAAGGCGGCAGTGACTCGATCCATTTGCAAGGCGACGACGGCAACGATGTCCTACACTCAAAGAATGACTACAGCGTTTTGCGCAGTGGCGACAACAGTTCACGATTGATTGCGATCAACTATGAGGAGCTCGTCGTTGACGGTTCGGACGGCCATGACACTGCCAACCTTTTTGGATCCGAAACGGACGACCAGTTGACGCTCGGCGAAGATTTAGTCGAAGTTAACAATGACCGGACAACGCTTTCCGCAACAGAGTTCGAAAGAGCGACTGCTTTCTCAGGAAACGGAAGCGACACCGTCGTGTTTACGGACTCCGAAGGCAATGACCGGTTCCTGTTCGCGGATGGAACGTCGCAGCTGATCACCGATGGTGTTAACATGGTGGCACATGACTTTACCCAGATCGTTGTCGATGCGACGGGTGGCTACGACGTCGCGCAGATCAGCGGTTCCGTCGCCAACGATCAGCTCAACGCAACTCGCGAACAAACGACATTTCGGGCTGGAATCACCGCGATCGAAATGAACCACTTCAGCCGCGTCAACGTCGTAGCGAACTTCCAGGGCTATGACTCTGCAGAGATTGTTGGGACTGACGGCGACGATCAGTTTATCGTCGACAGCACCAGCGGTTCCGTCATTTTCGACGGAGGAGCAATCGTGCGAACGGTGGGCTTTGGCGACGTCTCGTTCGCTGGAGGAGCCGGCTACGACACCAGCTTCCTGACCGGTTCTGTCGGCGCAGACGTGTTGGATGTGAATAGCGAACGTGCGATTTTCCGAACCGGCAAAATCCAAACCGTCGCTCGCGAAGTTGAATCAACCAGGCTCAACGGTGCAGGCGGAGGTGACGCTGTTTACCTTGACGATGTTCAGTCGCTGGACGTTATCGCGGCGATTGGCGATCGAGCCGTCGCTGTGTTGGAACAGCATCGGATCGAAGCCACTGAATTCGATTTCCTCGAAGCGTCTGCGGTCGACGGAGTCATCGCCACGTACGATATGGAACGCGTCGACTTCGAGGCCGTGTTGCGCGGTCAATGGCAGCAACGCTAG
- a CDS encoding LacI family DNA-binding transcriptional regulator — MNKKSVTITDIAKRANVSKSTVSRVINNSTPVNPEKRDAVLAAMKELHFEPNIFARGLASGQSRTIGVMTQNIGSPFYDAISQGILTSLATTDYSPIFADGRWRAETGIAAAETLLGRMVDGLIVVGSRLPEDELDELKDRVPTLIVGREIDGWENLCLFLDNERAGYEATKLLIGLGHKQIVHISGIEDHQDAIRRKAGYRRALEEAGLPVDPELICDGEFDGDSGVNAIENLLNKGIKFTAVFAANDMTALGARLALYRRGIRVPEDVSIVGFDDQAESAFFTPPLTTVKQPANEMGVAAAVAMIKLIADEEYKLPNLESKVVVRESTMARD, encoded by the coding sequence TTGAACAAAAAATCCGTAACCATCACCGACATCGCCAAACGAGCCAACGTCTCCAAAAGCACCGTGTCACGTGTCATTAATAATTCGACGCCAGTGAATCCGGAAAAGCGCGACGCCGTCCTGGCTGCGATGAAGGAGCTACACTTCGAGCCCAATATTTTTGCGAGAGGACTCGCCAGCGGGCAGTCCAGAACGATCGGAGTCATGACGCAGAATATTGGTAGTCCGTTTTACGACGCGATCTCGCAAGGCATTCTCACCAGCCTCGCCACAACGGACTACTCGCCGATTTTCGCTGACGGTCGCTGGCGCGCCGAAACAGGAATCGCTGCCGCGGAAACCTTGTTGGGGCGAATGGTTGACGGTTTGATTGTTGTCGGAAGTCGATTGCCCGAAGACGAACTCGATGAGTTGAAGGATCGCGTTCCGACGCTGATCGTGGGCCGCGAGATCGATGGCTGGGAGAACCTCTGTCTGTTTCTCGACAACGAGCGTGCCGGCTACGAAGCAACGAAGCTCTTGATAGGCCTCGGGCACAAACAAATCGTTCACATCTCGGGCATCGAAGACCATCAGGATGCCATTCGGCGCAAAGCTGGTTACCGTCGGGCTCTCGAAGAAGCCGGCTTGCCGGTGGATCCGGAATTGATCTGCGATGGTGAATTTGATGGTGATTCAGGCGTGAACGCAATCGAAAATTTGCTCAATAAGGGAATCAAGTTCACGGCCGTGTTTGCCGCCAATGACATGACCGCTTTGGGAGCGCGGTTGGCGCTCTACCGTCGCGGCATTCGCGTACCCGAAGACGTCTCGATTGTCGGCTTTGACGATCAAGCCGAATCCGCGTTCTTCACACCACCATTGACGACAGTCAAGCAGCCAGCCAATGAAATGGGAGTTGCTGCGGCTGTCGCGATGATCAAACTGATCGCGGACGAAGAATACAAACTGCCGAACCTTGAGTCCAAAGTCGTTGTCCGCGAGTCAACTATGGCCCGAGATTAG
- a CDS encoding sulfatase-like hydrolase/transferase, whose product MKLINQRRSLAAIAIMFTFCISVSVLIENASGFEGARKDDARKPNIVILYSDDAGYADFGFQPQCAPDMRELTPHIDSIAADGVRFSNAYMSGSVCSPSRAGLMTGRYQERFGFDNNLPPGTKSGLDRSESFGAKRLQKIGYKTGLIGKWHLGYPAEYHPNERGFDWFYGLLQGSRRYFPIENVSPHRVILDNKTPTKEVGYVTDRFGDAAVRFIEESKEEPFFLFVSFTAPHSPNEPNRNDLHRVEHIKKKRRRNYAGLVVSLDDNVGKILEAIKSNGIENDTLVIFTNDNGGQTLTGANNGELKGKKGTLWEGGVRVPWAMKMPDTIEPGTVVDDPIISLDILPSIFELAGHSVEADWKLDGRSFVPLINGDAKTLPTRTLYWRQGGSNGPIALREGNWKLIHNRQETGSAAQLFDLSTDLGETTDLAGTRPEVLKSLNRKLVDWESDLQQPLWGRGSQRTISQQRDRN is encoded by the coding sequence ATGAAGCTTATCAACCAACGTCGTTCCCTCGCGGCGATCGCAATCATGTTCACTTTTTGCATATCGGTCAGTGTTCTGATCGAGAATGCTTCTGGGTTCGAAGGCGCGAGAAAGGATGACGCGAGGAAACCAAACATCGTCATTTTGTATTCTGACGACGCCGGGTATGCCGACTTTGGATTTCAGCCGCAGTGTGCACCAGACATGCGTGAACTTACGCCGCACATTGACTCCATTGCCGCCGACGGAGTTCGTTTTTCAAACGCGTATATGTCCGGATCCGTCTGCTCACCTTCGAGAGCCGGGTTGATGACGGGCAGATATCAGGAACGCTTTGGTTTCGACAACAACCTTCCTCCGGGCACAAAATCCGGGTTGGATCGAAGCGAAAGTTTTGGCGCAAAGCGACTTCAGAAAATCGGATACAAAACTGGCTTGATCGGAAAGTGGCACCTCGGTTATCCCGCCGAATACCATCCCAATGAGCGAGGCTTTGACTGGTTCTACGGTTTGCTTCAGGGGTCACGACGCTATTTTCCAATCGAGAACGTCTCGCCGCATCGTGTCATTCTCGACAACAAAACGCCGACGAAAGAAGTAGGCTACGTAACCGATCGATTTGGCGATGCGGCTGTCCGTTTTATTGAGGAAAGCAAAGAGGAACCGTTTTTTCTCTTCGTTTCTTTCACGGCGCCACACTCTCCCAACGAGCCCAACAGGAATGACTTGCACCGCGTCGAGCACATCAAGAAAAAGCGGCGCAGGAATTATGCGGGGCTGGTCGTTTCCCTCGACGACAATGTTGGCAAAATTCTGGAGGCAATCAAAAGTAACGGGATCGAAAACGATACGCTCGTAATATTTACCAACGACAACGGCGGCCAGACTCTGACTGGCGCCAACAATGGTGAACTCAAAGGAAAGAAGGGAACGCTTTGGGAGGGTGGAGTTCGGGTTCCGTGGGCGATGAAAATGCCAGATACGATCGAACCGGGTACTGTTGTTGATGACCCAATCATATCGCTAGATATCTTGCCGTCCATTTTTGAATTGGCGGGTCACTCGGTGGAGGCTGATTGGAAGCTTGACGGACGGAGTTTCGTGCCTCTGATCAATGGCGACGCCAAAACTCTTCCAACGCGAACGCTCTACTGGCGTCAGGGCGGATCAAATGGCCCGATTGCATTACGCGAAGGCAATTGGAAACTGATTCACAATCGGCAGGAAACAGGATCCGCGGCTCAACTTTTCGACCTCAGCACCGACTTGGGTGAGACCACGGATCTGGCTGGAACGCGGCCAGAAGTTTTGAAATCGCTCAACAGAAAACTTGTCGATTGGGAAAGCGATCTTCAGCAACCGCTTTGGGGACGTGGCTCGCAAAGGACCATTTCGCAGCAACGTGACCGGAACTGA
- a CDS encoding DUF1570 domain-containing protein has translation MAAAAIGRNSASHSLAFRHRQELAIVPRPNLTASKFVRFSILILLLITGCHALPTTHSLLPRSLELPQKREIVRGQLVIHSDFHLPRRHRLLGELQSRRDDVSQLLNIPVSDEPIHIYLFANEASFTDYMQRKHPLFPNRRAFFVKNDTSLMVFAWWGNRVAEDLRHEVTHGYLHSVINDLPLWLDEGIAEYFETPRVNRGFNSPHFHLLIEKYDSGQWQPDLERLESLRKAGALTLMDYAESWLWVHYLLHHEVETAGLLQHHIEQVRLDPAAAKSLHQLLTESDRDATELLSHLEYLRKTVKP, from the coding sequence ATGGCCGCAGCGGCCATTGGTCGAAACTCTGCCTCGCATTCACTGGCGTTTCGGCATCGTCAAGAACTTGCTATCGTTCCGCGTCCGAATCTGACTGCGAGCAAGTTTGTGCGGTTCTCAATCCTTATCCTGTTACTGATTACGGGTTGCCACGCGCTGCCGACAACGCACAGTCTGCTGCCGCGGTCACTGGAGCTGCCGCAGAAACGGGAGATCGTCAGAGGTCAGCTTGTGATCCACTCAGACTTTCATCTTCCGCGTCGCCACCGATTGCTGGGGGAACTGCAAAGCCGTCGTGATGACGTGTCGCAACTGCTGAACATTCCGGTTTCGGACGAACCGATTCATATTTATCTTTTCGCCAACGAAGCCTCCTTCACCGACTACATGCAGCGAAAGCATCCGCTGTTTCCGAACCGCCGCGCGTTCTTTGTCAAAAATGATACTTCGCTGATGGTGTTCGCCTGGTGGGGGAATCGTGTCGCCGAAGATTTGCGTCATGAAGTCACCCATGGATACCTTCATAGTGTCATCAACGACTTGCCGCTGTGGCTGGACGAAGGCATCGCGGAGTACTTCGAAACGCCTCGCGTGAACCGAGGTTTCAACTCGCCACATTTTCATCTGCTGATCGAGAAATACGATTCCGGGCAATGGCAACCGGATCTTGAGAGGCTGGAGTCGCTACGCAAAGCTGGCGCATTGACGCTGATGGATTATGCAGAGTCCTGGCTGTGGGTACACTATCTGTTGCATCACGAGGTTGAGACAGCGGGCCTGTTGCAGCACCATATCGAGCAAGTTCGGCTTGATCCAGCGGCTGCAAAATCTCTTCACCAGCTGCTGACGGAATCCGATCGTGATGCCACAGAACTTCTTAGTCACCTTGAGTATTTGCGAAAGACCGTCAAGCCATGA
- a CDS encoding TlpA disulfide reductase family protein yields the protein MNAQTVVLSPDQILAEATKASLDGDYKTALAKTREAGKAGSGDLSFATRYVTAVAAIADLSDDRHRSSLLNQALKAANEIETAKVGDGTKDAEFAWHYLVAIGKLADSIADTSPATSGKLYLAQAKVAANLKTNPGFPQESLSLLAGPLMGKAFAKAIAKDADGTLAAMKPAFEAGFTDYEMLLDNEFIKELKSDKVNALVKSKFVAYKKGLKKWARNSVANFKSFDFKFDVADIEAGRIRNSDFRGRILVLDLWATWCQPCREAIPHFVKLDKEFRSDNVDIVGISMDNPDDPRKSLKVVRNFVDDNGVEYAMAMGNRSVMNQLAPGQKLPTVLFIDTQGKVRFIAEGPHNFFQLAAITNELIKQEEDSPTSLPAIPALSGQF from the coding sequence TTGAACGCACAGACCGTCGTCCTAAGCCCGGATCAAATTCTGGCCGAAGCAACCAAAGCTTCGCTCGATGGAGATTACAAGACGGCTCTTGCGAAAACCCGTGAAGCCGGGAAGGCAGGTAGTGGCGATCTAAGTTTCGCGACACGCTATGTGACTGCTGTCGCTGCTATCGCTGACCTTTCCGACGATCGACATCGAAGCTCGCTGCTCAACCAGGCGCTCAAAGCCGCTAACGAAATTGAAACGGCCAAAGTCGGCGACGGCACAAAGGACGCAGAGTTTGCGTGGCACTATCTGGTTGCGATCGGCAAGCTGGCTGACTCGATTGCCGATACCAGCCCCGCCACCAGTGGCAAGCTGTATCTGGCTCAAGCGAAAGTCGCCGCGAATCTGAAAACCAATCCGGGGTTTCCGCAAGAGTCACTTTCTCTGTTGGCTGGACCGTTGATGGGCAAAGCTTTCGCCAAAGCGATTGCCAAAGACGCCGACGGGACACTGGCCGCAATGAAGCCTGCTTTCGAGGCCGGGTTCACGGACTATGAAATGCTGTTGGACAACGAATTCATCAAAGAGCTGAAGTCTGACAAGGTCAACGCTTTGGTAAAAAGCAAGTTCGTCGCCTACAAAAAAGGTCTTAAGAAATGGGCTCGTAACTCAGTCGCCAACTTCAAGTCTTTCGATTTCAAGTTCGACGTGGCTGACATCGAAGCCGGCCGGATTCGCAATTCTGATTTCCGCGGCCGCATTCTGGTTCTGGACCTGTGGGCAACCTGGTGCCAGCCGTGCCGCGAAGCAATTCCGCACTTCGTCAAGCTTGACAAAGAGTTCCGCAGCGACAACGTGGACATCGTTGGCATTTCGATGGACAACCCGGATGATCCGCGGAAGTCTCTGAAAGTCGTTCGCAACTTTGTGGACGACAACGGTGTCGAATATGCGATGGCGATGGGCAATCGATCGGTCATGAACCAATTGGCTCCTGGTCAGAAATTGCCAACAGTTCTGTTCATCGACACTCAGGGCAAAGTTCGCTTCATCGCTGAAGGCCCGCATAACTTCTTCCAACTGGCCGCGATCACGAATGAGCTGATCAAACAGGAAGAAGATTCTCCGACAAGCCTCCCGGCGATCCCTGCGTTATCCGGCCAGTTTTAG
- a CDS encoding DUF1559 domain-containing protein — protein MKSSTQLRRGFTLVELLVVIAIIGILIGMLLPAVQQVREAARRIQCANNVRQLGLAVMNYESAHMHFPSGWRTESEFLPLAEPGWGWSAEILPFIESSNVHRQIDFRLAVDDHDHEDIIQSVIPVYLCPSDPAEDVQNMDVHIDEDDHDHDFPHDDGDDDDDHDHGGELLAGRSNYSGMFGSGELDEYLGSGNGAFFANSELPIARFTDGTSNTIIIGERTNEHGPISWVGLIPELDAPAARIVGAADHPLSDDHGHLEDFASHHPGGINVVLGDGSTHFVDRSISLEVYQALATRAGGEVANIGNAN, from the coding sequence ATGAAATCTTCAACTCAGTTGCGCCGTGGTTTTACACTTGTAGAGCTGCTGGTCGTGATCGCAATCATCGGAATTCTTATCGGCATGCTTCTTCCTGCAGTTCAGCAGGTCCGCGAAGCCGCTCGCCGCATTCAATGTGCCAACAACGTCCGCCAGCTTGGGCTTGCCGTGATGAACTATGAAAGTGCTCATATGCACTTCCCTTCGGGCTGGCGAACGGAGAGCGAATTCTTGCCGCTGGCCGAACCCGGCTGGGGCTGGTCAGCAGAGATCCTGCCATTCATTGAAAGCAGCAACGTCCATCGCCAGATCGATTTTCGCCTGGCCGTTGATGACCATGACCACGAAGACATCATTCAATCTGTCATTCCGGTCTACCTCTGCCCTTCGGATCCCGCCGAAGACGTCCAGAACATGGATGTCCACATCGACGAAGATGACCACGACCATGACTTCCCGCACGACGATGGCGATGATGACGACGATCACGACCACGGCGGAGAACTGCTGGCTGGAAGAAGCAACTACTCCGGCATGTTTGGCAGTGGCGAGTTGGACGAGTATCTCGGATCCGGAAACGGAGCTTTCTTTGCCAACAGCGAACTTCCGATCGCGCGATTTACCGATGGCACGAGCAATACGATCATCATTGGCGAACGAACCAATGAGCACGGGCCGATCTCCTGGGTAGGTCTGATCCCTGAATTGGATGCACCGGCGGCTCGCATCGTCGGCGCCGCCGATCACCCGTTGTCTGACGACCATGGCCATCTGGAAGATTTTGCCAGCCACCATCCGGGCGGAATCAACGTCGTGCTTGGCGATGGTTCAACGCATTTCGTCGATCGCAGTATCTCGTTGGAAGTCTACCAGGCGTTGGCCACACGTGCCGGCGGCGAAGTCGCGAACATTGGCAACGCCAACTAG